The following proteins come from a genomic window of Streptomyces sp. GS7:
- a CDS encoding glutamate decarboxylase, producing MPLKRPHQHRDASPHLTVNPVFSREPLKVPRFELPGEGMDPDTAYQIVHDELMLDGNARLNLATFVSTWAEPQAQRLMAECAEKNMIDKDEYPQTAEIEARCVHMLADLWNAPDSHAAVGCSTTGSSEAAMLAGLALKRRWQHRRRAEGKSTERPNMVMGINVQICWEKFADYFEVEPRYVPMEGNRFILSAEEAVKLCDENTIGVVAVLGSTFDGAYEPVAEIAAALDDLQERTGIDVPVHVDGASGAMIAPFLDPDLAWDFRLPRVASINTSGHKYGLVMPGVGWALWRDAAALPKDLVFHVNYLGGDMPTFALNFSRPGAQVIAQYYNFLRLGFDGYQVVQQTCRDVATRLAAEVAELGPFTLITDGSELPVFAFRVSDDITNFTVFDVSAALRERGWLVPAYTFPANRTDLAALRVVIRNGFGHDLGDLFLEDLRRVLPRLQAQQQPHRDADDAGSFAHGAETKTAGRPAIPEQVARG from the coding sequence CATGACGAGTTGATGCTGGACGGGAACGCCCGGCTGAACCTGGCCACCTTCGTCAGCACCTGGGCCGAGCCGCAGGCGCAGCGGCTGATGGCCGAGTGCGCCGAGAAGAACATGATCGACAAGGACGAGTACCCGCAGACCGCCGAGATCGAGGCGCGCTGTGTCCACATGCTCGCCGACCTCTGGAACGCCCCCGACTCGCATGCGGCGGTGGGCTGTTCGACCACCGGATCGAGCGAAGCGGCCATGCTGGCCGGACTGGCGCTCAAGCGCCGCTGGCAGCACCGCCGGCGCGCCGAGGGCAAGTCCACCGAGCGCCCCAACATGGTGATGGGCATCAACGTCCAGATCTGCTGGGAGAAGTTCGCCGACTACTTCGAGGTCGAGCCGCGGTACGTCCCGATGGAAGGCAACCGCTTCATCCTCTCCGCGGAAGAGGCCGTCAAGCTCTGCGACGAGAACACCATCGGTGTCGTCGCGGTCCTCGGCTCCACCTTCGACGGCGCCTACGAGCCGGTGGCCGAGATCGCCGCGGCACTCGACGACCTTCAGGAGCGCACCGGCATCGACGTGCCCGTCCACGTGGACGGCGCCTCCGGCGCGATGATCGCCCCGTTCCTCGACCCCGACCTGGCCTGGGACTTCCGGCTGCCGCGCGTCGCCTCCATCAACACCTCCGGCCACAAGTACGGACTGGTCATGCCCGGCGTGGGCTGGGCCCTGTGGCGGGACGCCGCGGCGCTGCCCAAGGACCTGGTCTTCCACGTCAACTACCTGGGCGGCGACATGCCGACCTTCGCGCTGAACTTCTCCCGCCCCGGCGCCCAGGTGATCGCCCAGTACTACAACTTCCTGCGGCTGGGCTTCGACGGCTACCAGGTCGTCCAGCAGACCTGCCGGGACGTCGCCACCCGGCTCGCCGCCGAGGTCGCCGAGCTCGGGCCGTTCACGCTGATCACCGACGGCAGCGAACTCCCCGTCTTCGCCTTCCGGGTCAGCGACGACATCACCAACTTCACCGTCTTCGACGTCTCCGCCGCGCTGCGCGAGCGCGGCTGGCTGGTGCCGGCGTACACCTTCCCCGCCAACCGCACCGACCTCGCGGCGCTGCGCGTCGTGATCCGCAACGGCTTCGGCCACGACCTCGGCGACCTGTTCCTGGAGGACCTGCGCCGCGTCCTGCCCCGCCTCCAGGCCCAGCAGCAGCCGCACCGCGACGCGGACGACGCCGGTTCCTTCGCGCACGGCGCCGAGACCAAGACCGCCGGCCGCCCGGCCATCCCGGAGCAGGTGGCGCGCGGATAG